The genomic region CATCGACTACGTCTCCTATGACGTGCTCGGCGACGTGGTGTGCGGCGGTTTCGCCATGCCCATTCGCGAGAACAAGGCGCAGGAAATCTACATCGTCATGTCCGGCGAGATGATGGCCATGTATGCGGCCAACAACATCTCCAAGGGCATTCTCAAGTATGCCAATTCCGGCGGTGTGCGCCTGGGCGGCCTGGTGTGCAACGAGCGCCAGACCGACAAGGAGCTGGAACTGGCCGAGGCGCTGGCCGCGAAGCTGGGAACGCAGCTGATCCACTTCGTGCCGCGGGACAACGTGGTACAGCACGCCGAACTGCGCCGGATGACGGTGATGGAATACGCGCCCGACTCCAAGCAGGCCGCGGAGTACCGCACGCTGGCGGAGAAGATCCACAACAATGCGGGCAAGGGCATCATTCCGACCCCGATCACCATGGATGAGCTGGAAGAGCTGCTGATGGATCACGGCGTCATGACGGAGGTGGACGAGTCCGTCGTCGGCAAGACCGCAGAGGAACTTGCGGCAGAAAGCGTAGCGTAGTGGCAGGCGCCTTGCCCGGGTCCGTTTGCGAGTGCGGATCCGGGCCGGGCACCGGTCCTGGACCGAGGACCCCTGCGCATGGCGCCGGATTGAGGGCGCGGCGGTATTCGCAGGAGTTTCACGGGTAAAGAGGGTTTCAGATTAACGATTAGGTAGGAGGGCGAAATGAGCCTGACAGTCGAGCAAAAGAAGGAACGCAACAAGGAATTGATCGAAGAGGTGCTGAAGGTCTATCCCGAGAAGACCGTCAAGAAGCGCAAGAAGCATCTCAACGTCTACGAGGAAGGCAAGCCGGATTGCGGCGTCAAATCGAACATCAAGTCCATCCCGGGCGTCATGACCATCCGTGGTTGCGCCTATGCCGGATCCAAGGGCGTGGTCTGGGGACCGATCAAGGACATGGTGCACATCAGCCACGGTCCCGTCGGTTGCGGCCAGTATTCCTGGGCGGCGCGCCGGAACTACTACATCGGCACCACAGGTGTCGACAGCTTTGTCACCATGCAGTTCACCTCCGACTTCCAGGAGAAGGACATCGTCTTCGGCGGCGACAAGAAGCTCGACAAGGTGATCGACGAGATCCAGACGCTGTTCCCGCTGAACAATGGTGTCAGCATCCAGTCAGAGTGCCCCATCGGCCTGATCGGTGACGATATCGAGGCGGTGGCGAAGAAGAAATCCAAGGAGTATGACGGCAAGACCGTGGTACCGGTACGGTGCGAGGGCTTCCGCGGTGTGTCTCAGTCCCTGGGCCACCACATCGCGAACGACTCCATCCGCGACTGGGTATTCGACAAGAGCGACGACAAGCATCCCGAGTTCGAGACCACGCCCTACGATGTCGCCATCATCGG from Acidiferrobacteraceae bacterium harbors:
- the nifD gene encoding nitrogenase molybdenum-iron protein alpha chain produces the protein MSLTVEQKKERNKELIEEVLKVYPEKTVKKRKKHLNVYEEGKPDCGVKSNIKSIPGVMTIRGCAYAGSKGVVWGPIKDMVHISHGPVGCGQYSWAARRNYYIGTTGVDSFVTMQFTSDFQEKDIVFGGDKKLDKVIDEIQTLFPLNNGVSIQSECPIGLIGDDIEAVAKKKSKEYDGKTVVPVRCEGFRGVSQSLGHHIANDSIRDWVFDKSDDKHPEFETTPYDVAIIGDYNIGGDAWASRILLEEMGLRVIAQWSGDGSIAELENSPKAKLNVLHCYRSMNYISRHMEEKYGIPWVEYNFFGPSKIEESLRKIASHFDDKIKEGAERVIAKYRPMVDAVIEKYKPRLEGRTVMLYVGGLRPRHVVGAYEDLGMEITGTGYEFGHNDDYSVRPTT
- the nifH gene encoding nitrogenase iron protein, which encodes MSDGLRQIAFYGKGGIGKSTTSQNTLAALADMGQKILIVGCDPKADSTRLILHAKAQDTILSLAAEAGSVEDLEIEDVMRTGYKDIRCVESGGPEPGVGCAGRGVITSINFLEEEGAYDGIDYVSYDVLGDVVCGGFAMPIRENKAQEIYIVMSGEMMAMYAANNISKGILKYANSGGVRLGGLVCNERQTDKELELAEALAAKLGTQLIHFVPRDNVVQHAELRRMTVMEYAPDSKQAAEYRTLAEKIHNNAGKGIIPTPITMDELEELLMDHGVMTEVDESVVGKTAEELAAESVA